GCCGACGCGGGCCTGAAGAATTCCTTCGGGCTGAGCGGGGCCAACGGCGTCTTCACTTTCTCCGACCCCGATCGCGAGCTGGCATTCGGATACGTGCCGAATATGGGATCCGCGGTGATGGGCAGCATGGACGGCAGGGTCCGCAGGCTTGCCGAGGCCGTTTTCCGCAGCGTCGACCGAATTCTGTGAACCATCACACCGTCCGAATCTGAAGGAGTCCTCATGCGGATCCTGTTCCCCGCCGCGCCGGGATACGGGCTGATGCTGCCGCTCGTGCCGCTCGTCTGGGCGGCGCGCGCGGCGGGCCACGAAATCCTGGTCGCCACCACCGCCCACATGGCGAAGGCGGCCGCCTGGGCGGGAGCGCCCGTGGTCGACGTGTTCCCCCTCCGCGACGTCGGCGAGGACCTGGTCGCCGGACCCGCCGCGCCCGGGTGCGACGACGGTCCCGGACTGCCCGAGGGGTACTGGGAACTCGCCCGCGCCATGCGGCCGTTCGAGCTGTTCACCCTCGCGATGACGCGGGGCACCGTCGAGGCTGGCCGGGACTTCGGTGCCGACCTCGTCGTCTACTGCTCCGACCACCAGGCCGGCAAACTGGCCGCCGTCGCCCTCGGCGTGCCCGCACTGGAGGTCGGCAACCGGGTGTCCTGGTCGATGCGCGATCCGGGGGTGCGCGAGGCCGCGCGGACCAACGCCCGCTTCGGTGTCGTCGCCGACGACAGCCCCGTCGTCCTGCGGCTGCGGGAGGAACTCGGCCTCGGCGAACGCGAACCGGACCTCCTCGGCCGGATCGACCCGCGCGCCCCCAGCCTCGGCGGCCTGGAGCACGAGGAGGCCGACCCGCACGACGGCGTGCCCTGGCTGCCGATGCGCTACGTGCCGTACAACGGCGGGGCCGTGCTGCCCGACTGGGCACTGCGCAAGGCCGCCAGGCCCCGCATCTGCCTCACCCTGGGCACCGTCGCCCCCCTGCTGCCGGGCGGCACCGACGCCCTACGGCTGCTGATCGACGCGCTCGCCGCGCTGGACGCGGACGTGGTCCTCGCCGACGACGAGACCGACCTGAGCACGCTGGGCCCGCTGCCCGCCAACCTCATCCCGGCCGGCTTCGTACCGCTCTCCGGGATCCTGCGCGACTGCGCGCTCGTGGTCCACCACGGAGGGTCGGGCACCACCGCGGCCGCCCTGCACTACGGCGTGCCGCAACTGCTCGTCCCCAGCGGCGCGGACAACGAACTGTGCGCCCGCCGGGTGACGGAGCGCGGGGTGGGCCTCGCCGTGGCACCGGCGACGGCTGACCCCGCCGGGATCGCAGCGGCCGCGGCGCGGCTGCTGACGGAGGAGTCCTTCCGGCACGCCGCCCGCCAGGTCCGCCAGGAGATGGCCGGACAGCCGTCCCCGGCCGAACTGATCGACCGGGTCACCGCAGGCGTGGCGGCCTGAGGGGCCGGTGTCGCGGTGCGCGCGCGAACGCCCGCGGGCGGGGCACCCCTTCAGGTGCCCCGCCCGCGTTCCGTCATCTCCCGCGGTGCCCGCCGCGGCGTCAGCCGCGCACACCGGACCGGTCCAGTGCGGCCATCGCCCTTTCCAGCACCGTGATCCGCTCCTCGGTACTGCCGGCCATCGAGGAGATCATGATGCCGAGCGTGGTGACGCCCGCCTCCGCGTACTGCCGCATCCGCTCCGCGACCCGCTCCACCGGCCCGGTCAGCGCGGTCAGCTCCACGAACCCGGCCGGCACCGCCGCCGCGGCTCCCGCCCGGTCTCCCGCGCGCGCCAGCCGGCCCACCTCGGCGGCCCCCGCCCCGAAGCCCAGCCGCGTCGCCAGCGCGATGTAGAAGTTCCGCTCGGGCGCCCCGATGCCCATGAGGTAGGCGTAGTGGGCCCGCAGCAGGTCGACGCACGCGCCGGTGTCCTCGCCGATCGCAGTCGCCAGGCAGGGCATCACGTCGAAGCCGGCCATCGGCTTCCCGGCCCGCGCCCGGCCCGCCTCGATGTGCGTGACCGACTCGGCAACCTGCTCGGGAGCGGCGAAGACCCCGATCCACCCGTCGGCGATCTCCCCGGCCAGCGCCAGGTTCCCCGGCCCGACCGCCCCCAGGTACACGGGTACGGGCGCACCCGCCGGTTCGGTGATCACGTGCAGCGGTGCCGCGCCGGAGCCGGAGGAGGGCAGCCGGTAGTGCCTGCCCTCGTAGCGGACCGGCTCACCCGTCAGGGCCCGCCGTACGATCTCCACGTACTCGCGGGTGCGGGCCAGCGGCTCCGCGAACGGGACCCCGTACCAGCCCTCCGAGACATCCGGGTTGGACACTCCCAGGCCCAGCCGGAACCGGCCGCCCGAGAGCGACTGGAGGGTCGCGGCGGTCAGCGCGGCCAGTGCCGGGCTGCGGGCGGGGATCTGCATCACGGCGGAGCCGAGCGCGATCCGCCCGGTGCGCCCCGCGACGAGCCCGAGCACGCTGGCGGCGTCCGAGCGGTAGCCCTCGGGGGCCAGCGCCACGTCGTAGCCGAGCCTTTCGGCCGCCACGGCCAGGTCCGCGGCGCCCTGGTAACTCAGGTTCACGCCAAGCTTCACGGTCTGTCGTCCTCTCAGATCAGCAGGTGGGCGCCGCCGTCGGCCAGCACCACCTCGCCGGTGGTGTAGGCCGCCCGGTGCAGGCCCACCACCAGCTCGGCGACGTCTTCCGGGGTGCCGGTGCGGCGCAACGGCACGGCCTCGCGCACCCGCTCGCGGATCTCGGTGAAGGTCTCCGTCCACGGGGTGTCGACGAGCCCGGGGGCGATGGCGTTCACCCGCACCTCCGGGCCGACGGAGGCCGCCAGCAGCCGGGTCATGTGGTTGACGGCGGCCTTGCTGACCGCGTACGGGATGGAACTGCCGGCGGGCCGGACGCCGGCGACGGAGGAGATGTTGACGACGTGGCCGGCGCCCGACGCGCGAAGGAGGGGCATCGCGGCCACGGTCGTCTGCCAGGTTCCGACGACGTTGACACCGAGGATGGTGCGCCACACGTCCCCGGTGACCGCATCGAGATCCGCGTGGGGGATGCCCCGTGTGACGCCGGCGTTGTTGACGAGCAGGTCGAGGGCGCCGTACTCCCCGGCGACCTCGTCCAGCAGCCGCCGCACCTGCTCCTCGTCGGAGATGTCGGCCTGGACGAAGCGCGCGTCGGGCAGGGACTCGGCCAGCCGGCGGCCCGCGTCGGCGCTCCTGGCGGCGTTGACCACGACCGTCATCCCCTCGGCGGAGAGTCTGCGGGCGACGGCGGCCCCGATCCCGGACGAGGATCCGGTCACCAGGGCGACGGTTTTGCGGGACATGGCGGGGGTTTCTCCCTTCGGAGGGGGACCGGCCGGCGCGGGGCGGCCGCTCAACGGGCCGCGGGCTGGGCGTGCTGGACGTGCTGGTCGTGCTCGACGCGGCGGGAGCGGTTGCGGACGGACCCGTCCGTGATCTCCAGTACGTCGCGGACCAGGCAACTGGGCCCGACCTGGGGTTCCTTGACCCCGGGGCGGACGGTGAGCACCAGCGCGTAGAACACGGCGTCGAAGTCGCCGTCCTCCCGCGGGCTGAGGTCGATCATGTTGAACCAGTGCCGGCGCTGCACCGGGTCGTCGGCGAACCGCTCGTGGAAGGAGTGCAGTTCGGCGACGATGCCGGCCGGGGTACGGGCCGGGGGGACTCCGGGGGTGTGCTGGAACTCGCCGTCCTCGGTGAAGGTGTCGGCGTACTCCTCGAACCTCCCGCCGTCGAGGAACTGGACCTGGCGGGCGTAGTGCTGCCCCACCGCGGCGTAGAGGTCGGCGAAACGGCTGACGGCGGACGTCATCGGGTACTCCAGACGGCTCGGGTACGGCGGAGCGGGCGCCCGGGCACAGTTGCTGCTTGTCGTCGTGCACGGGCGCCCGCGAGCGTCGCCGATCCTGCGAGCCGTTCCTCAAGGCCCGCTTGAAACGCCGTCCAGCGGGTGCCGGGGGCCGGCCGGCGAGGTGTCATCTGTGGCAGGCGTGGCAGGCGTGGCAGGCGTGGCAGGCGCGTATCAGGCGTGGCAGGCCAGCGGAGCCCCCCGGTAGGCGGCCATCTCCTCGAACACCGTGTCCATCTCGGCGATGACGGCCGCCATGTCCAGTGCCCCGCCGTGCGCCCGGCCCCGCTCCTCGGCGAACGCGCGGTACAGATTGGGGACGATCCGCTCCGGATCGAGCAGCCCGGCGAAGGGGCCCAGATCTGCCTCCCGGGCCACCTCCGGCGCCGTCAGGCCCGCGGACACGCCCTGCCGGGCCAGTTCCTGCAGCCACCGCAGGTACGCCTCCGTGGTGTCGAGCACCTCGATGCCGCCGACGACCCCGTGCCCGGCCACCACCACCGCGGGGTCGAGCGCCCGCATCCGCGCGACGGCCCGCAGCGAACCGGCCACCGAGCCCATCGGCAGGAACGGCGTCACCCCCGACATCACCACGTCCCCGGTGAACAGCACCCGCCGCTCGGGTACCCATACGGCGGTGTCGTTCGTGCTGTGGGCCACCTCCAGGTGGATCAGGCGGGCCGTCACCGAACCCACGTGCAGCGTGAGTTCGTCGCGGTAGGTGACCTCGGGGAGCACGACCTCCAGCGCCCCCCACTCCACCTCTGGCCACAGCCCGGTCAGGTGCAGGCCGGCCGCGGCCATCTCCCGGCGTGTTTCGTGGTGCGCGTGCACGACCGCCTCCGGGAACACGAAGTTGCCGAAGGTGTGGTCCCCGTGCGAGTGGGTGTTGACCACCGCGTAGGGGACCGGCCGGCCCTGCGCCACGACCGCTGACCGCAGGCTGCGGGCGCGTGCCTCGGTGGCCGCGGTGTCGACCAGGACGGACCGGCCCCCGGAGACGATGAGCCCGGCGTTGTTCACGCACCAGCTGCCGTCCGGCTGGACGTAGGCGAACACCCCGTCGGCGACCTCGCCGAGCACTCCTGCCCTGTCGGGTCCGCCGGCGCTCATGTCAGGACGTATTCGCGCAGCGACAGGTCGGTGGCGTTCGACAGCAGCTCCTGGTGGAGGCTCTGGAGGCGACTGGAGGGCTCGACGCCGAGCTCGCTGATCAAGGCCTTCCGCAGGTCGCGGAAGACCTCCAGGGCGCGCCAGCCCGACCCCGACCGCTGGT
This DNA window, taken from Streptomyces sp. TN58, encodes the following:
- a CDS encoding SDR family NAD(P)-dependent oxidoreductase; this encodes MSRKTVALVTGSSSGIGAAVARRLSAEGMTVVVNAARSADAGRRLAESLPDARFVQADISDEEQVRRLLDEVAGEYGALDLLVNNAGVTRGIPHADLDAVTGDVWRTILGVNVVGTWQTTVAAMPLLRASGAGHVVNISSVAGVRPAGSSIPYAVSKAAVNHMTRLLAASVGPEVRVNAIAPGLVDTPWTETFTEIRERVREAVPLRRTGTPEDVAELVVGLHRAAYTTGEVVLADGGAHLLI
- a CDS encoding nuclear transport factor 2 family protein; protein product: MTSAVSRFADLYAAVGQHYARQVQFLDGGRFEEYADTFTEDGEFQHTPGVPPARTPAGIVAELHSFHERFADDPVQRRHWFNMIDLSPREDGDFDAVFYALVLTVRPGVKEPQVGPSCLVRDVLEITDGSVRNRSRRVEHDQHVQHAQPAAR
- a CDS encoding LLM class flavin-dependent oxidoreductase, which codes for MKLGVNLSYQGAADLAVAAERLGYDVALAPEGYRSDAASVLGLVAGRTGRIALGSAVMQIPARSPALAALTAATLQSLSGGRFRLGLGVSNPDVSEGWYGVPFAEPLARTREYVEIVRRALTGEPVRYEGRHYRLPSSGSGAAPLHVITEPAGAPVPVYLGAVGPGNLALAGEIADGWIGVFAAPEQVAESVTHIEAGRARAGKPMAGFDVMPCLATAIGEDTGACVDLLRAHYAYLMGIGAPERNFYIALATRLGFGAGAAEVGRLARAGDRAGAAAAVPAGFVELTALTGPVERVAERMRQYAEAGVTTLGIMISSMAGSTEERITVLERAMAALDRSGVRG
- a CDS encoding nucleotide disphospho-sugar-binding domain-containing protein, which codes for MRILFPAAPGYGLMLPLVPLVWAARAAGHEILVATTAHMAKAAAWAGAPVVDVFPLRDVGEDLVAGPAAPGCDDGPGLPEGYWELARAMRPFELFTLAMTRGTVEAGRDFGADLVVYCSDHQAGKLAAVALGVPALEVGNRVSWSMRDPGVREAARTNARFGVVADDSPVVLRLREELGLGEREPDLLGRIDPRAPSLGGLEHEEADPHDGVPWLPMRYVPYNGGAVLPDWALRKAARPRICLTLGTVAPLLPGGTDALRLLIDALAALDADVVLADDETDLSTLGPLPANLIPAGFVPLSGILRDCALVVHHGGSGTTAAALHYGVPQLLVPSGADNELCARRVTERGVGLAVAPATADPAGIAAAAARLLTEESFRHAARQVRQEMAGQPSPAELIDRVTAGVAA
- a CDS encoding MBL fold metallo-hydrolase, which codes for MSAGGPDRAGVLGEVADGVFAYVQPDGSWCVNNAGLIVSGGRSVLVDTAATEARARSLRSAVVAQGRPVPYAVVNTHSHGDHTFGNFVFPEAVVHAHHETRREMAAAGLHLTGLWPEVEWGALEVVLPEVTYRDELTLHVGSVTARLIHLEVAHSTNDTAVWVPERRVLFTGDVVMSGVTPFLPMGSVAGSLRAVARMRALDPAVVVAGHGVVGGIEVLDTTEAYLRWLQELARQGVSAGLTAPEVAREADLGPFAGLLDPERIVPNLYRAFAEERGRAHGGALDMAAVIAEMDTVFEEMAAYRGAPLACHA